From a region of the Fibrobacterota bacterium genome:
- a CDS encoding nicotinamide-nucleotide amidohydrolase family protein, which yields MRIGVINIGDELLGGKILNTNQFDLSRIVSPLGHAVAFSLVVADDEEDIGRALDLASGRHAPSPADLLILTGGLGPTRDDLTRQAVAAWLGKPLRESAEALAWLEEFLGGMAAFVGRPKPMLSDGQRNQAFVPDGTRPLRNPAGTACGFAFEVNGIPAYSFPGVPAELDAMFRLHVLPGLTGDSILLEKKAWTWAWSEGAQREAFASLAWPAGFRFSSLPQERGVHLGLSVLCSPAEREQRAAELDAAWASMLAAIPRESLVDAGGLSLPEAVVSALKAKGATVSVAESCTGGGLGFLITETSGSSEVFRQGYLTYSNQAKTDLLGVDPAILAAHGAVSEATALAMARGCRERSGADFAAAVTGVAGPTGGTPEKSVGTVWIAVASKERAHARLVKLRGDRNSIRWRSAYWALNQLRLLISGQLV from the coding sequence ATGCGAATCGGCGTAATCAATATCGGGGACGAACTGCTCGGCGGCAAGATCCTGAATACCAATCAATTCGATCTTTCCCGCATCGTGTCGCCCTTGGGCCATGCCGTGGCCTTCTCGCTGGTCGTCGCGGACGATGAAGAGGATATCGGCCGCGCCTTGGACTTGGCCTCTGGGCGGCATGCCCCTTCGCCCGCGGATCTCTTGATCCTCACCGGCGGCCTGGGGCCGACACGCGATGATCTCACCCGGCAGGCGGTGGCGGCGTGGTTGGGCAAGCCCTTGCGCGAAAGCGCCGAAGCCCTGGCCTGGCTGGAGGAGTTCCTCGGGGGGATGGCCGCTTTCGTGGGCCGCCCGAAACCGATGCTGTCCGATGGGCAGCGTAACCAGGCTTTCGTCCCGGACGGAACGCGCCCGTTACGTAACCCCGCGGGTACGGCCTGCGGCTTCGCCTTCGAAGTCAACGGCATTCCGGCTTATTCCTTCCCGGGAGTTCCCGCCGAGCTGGACGCCATGTTCCGTCTCCATGTGCTTCCCGGCCTTACCGGGGATTCGATCCTGCTCGAAAAAAAGGCCTGGACCTGGGCTTGGTCCGAAGGCGCGCAGCGCGAAGCTTTCGCTTCCCTCGCTTGGCCTGCGGGTTTCCGCTTCTCGAGTCTACCCCAAGAGCGGGGCGTGCACTTGGGTCTCTCCGTCCTATGCTCTCCTGCGGAGCGGGAACAACGCGCCGCCGAGCTCGATGCGGCTTGGGCCTCCATGCTGGCGGCCATTCCGCGGGAATCCCTGGTGGATGCGGGAGGCCTCAGCCTTCCCGAGGCCGTGGTGTCCGCCCTCAAGGCCAAGGGAGCCACGGTGTCCGTAGCCGAATCCTGCACCGGCGGGGGACTGGGTTTCTTGATTACGGAAACTTCGGGCAGTTCCGAGGTTTTCCGGCAGGGCTATCTCACCTATTCCAATCAAGCCAAGACCGACTTGCTCGGGGTCGATCCCGCCATCTTGGCCGCCCATGGCGCGGTCTCGGAGGCGACCGCCCTCGCCATGGCCCGTGGCTGTCGGGAGCGGTCCGGCGCCGATTTCGCGGCCGCGGTCACCGGCGTGGCCGGGCCCACCGGAGGTACCCCGGAGAAGTCTGTGGGAACCGTTTGGATCGCCGTCGCCTCCAAGGAGCGGGCCCATGCCCGCCTGGTGAAGCTGCGTGGCGACCGGAATTCCATCCGCTGGCGCTCGGCTTATTGGGCGCTCAATCAACTCCGGCTCTTGATCTCAGGACAACTGGTATGA
- a CDS encoding outer membrane lipoprotein-sorting protein, translating into MLPIRYLKVFILFVSITGTGSAFAEPAGTSQDEIARPLLTQALENQFHGRYQATVEMVHDDFTSGKDSLAGYAEFADDLGERKLCLTGARKAFEYKSLNFGKEQWITDEETHRVRRIANRQWKKGVFGTLLTYEDMLKLPADFFLEFSACKSLRITDSTYQISIVLKPLYQSFYSRLDVELSKSPVLVKSLVFYGTHGERLKTMAVKAYQELDGKWLATDLGLADNDSLSSLRMCFKNFSFSEPPQARKEHARLSLLEKHPLVLPPGTEGSPETESADEGSSEARN; encoded by the coding sequence ATGCTGCCAATCCGCTATTTAAAAGTCTTTATCCTATTCGTCTCTATCACAGGGACCGGCTCGGCCTTCGCGGAGCCGGCCGGAACGAGCCAGGATGAAATCGCACGTCCCCTTCTGACTCAGGCTTTGGAAAACCAATTCCATGGCCGGTATCAGGCCACGGTGGAAATGGTTCATGACGATTTCACTTCGGGCAAGGATTCCTTGGCAGGCTACGCCGAGTTCGCCGACGATTTGGGTGAGCGCAAGCTTTGTCTTACCGGGGCGCGCAAGGCGTTCGAATACAAGAGCCTGAATTTCGGCAAGGAACAGTGGATCACGGACGAAGAAACGCATCGCGTGCGGCGCATCGCCAACCGGCAATGGAAGAAGGGCGTGTTCGGCACCTTGCTCACCTATGAAGACATGCTCAAGTTGCCGGCGGATTTCTTCTTGGAATTTTCCGCCTGCAAAAGCCTACGTATCACCGATTCCACCTATCAAATCAGCATAGTGCTGAAGCCTCTGTACCAATCGTTTTACAGCCGCTTGGATGTGGAATTATCCAAGAGCCCGGTGTTGGTCAAGAGCTTGGTTTTCTACGGGACCCACGGGGAACGTTTGAAGACCATGGCGGTGAAAGCCTACCAGGAGCTAGACGGGAAATGGCTGGCGACCGATCTGGGATTGGCGGACAACGACTCCTTGTCCAGCCTCAGGATGTGCTTCAAGAATTTTTCCTTCTCCGAGCCGCCGCAGGCCCGCAAAGAGCACGCGCGCCTGAGTCTTTTGGAGAAGCACCCTCTTGTTCTTCCTCCGGGCACCGAAGGTTCTCCCGAAACGGAATCCGCCGACGAGGGATCGAGCGAGG
- the recA gene encoding recombinase RecA, with protein MSSKKSSPPVSEETANKKRALDAAVAQIEKNHGKGSIMTLGSQETMDIPTISTGCIQLDMCLGIGGLPKGRVVEIFGPESSGKTTLTLHAIAEAQRAGGVAAFIDAEHAFDAQYARKLGVDIDNLLVSQPDTGEQALDICETLVRSGAIDLIVVDSVAALVPAAEINGEMGDSHMGLQARLMSQALRKLTGILNRSHCCLIFINQLRMKIGVMFGNPETTTGGNALKFYASVRLDIRKIASLKEGEEVIGSRTKVKVVKNKVAAPFKQCEFDILYGTGISREGSLLDLATEMEIVQKSGTWFSYGKERIGQGREKARDFLKENRAMAEEIELKIRQTLAAGQADTKAGKGLSSNPADESWDNIEVTAQGE; from the coding sequence ATGTCCAGTAAAAAATCCTCTCCCCCCGTTTCCGAAGAAACCGCCAACAAGAAGCGGGCTTTGGACGCTGCCGTGGCCCAAATCGAGAAGAACCACGGCAAGGGTTCAATTATGACCTTGGGTAGCCAGGAGACCATGGATATCCCGACCATTAGCACTGGCTGCATCCAGCTGGATATGTGCCTTGGGATAGGCGGGCTACCTAAGGGGCGCGTCGTCGAGATTTTTGGACCGGAATCCTCGGGCAAGACCACCCTCACCCTGCACGCTATTGCGGAAGCTCAACGTGCCGGCGGCGTGGCGGCCTTCATCGATGCCGAGCATGCCTTCGACGCGCAATACGCCCGTAAACTGGGCGTGGATATCGATAACCTGTTGGTCTCCCAGCCCGATACCGGCGAGCAGGCCCTCGACATTTGCGAAACCTTGGTCCGTAGCGGAGCCATCGATCTGATCGTGGTTGATTCGGTGGCGGCCTTGGTGCCGGCGGCCGAAATCAACGGCGAAATGGGCGATTCCCATATGGGGCTTCAGGCCCGCCTCATGTCCCAAGCCCTTCGCAAGCTCACCGGCATCCTGAACCGCTCCCATTGCTGCCTTATCTTCATCAACCAATTGCGCATGAAAATCGGCGTGATGTTCGGCAATCCGGAGACCACCACCGGCGGTAACGCCTTGAAGTTCTACGCCTCGGTGCGCCTGGATATCCGCAAGATCGCTTCCCTCAAGGAAGGGGAAGAGGTGATCGGCAGCCGTACCAAGGTGAAGGTGGTGAAGAACAAGGTGGCCGCGCCCTTCAAGCAATGCGAATTCGACATCCTTTACGGCACCGGTATCTCCCGCGAGGGCAGCCTTCTGGATTTGGCCACGGAGATGGAGATCGTGCAGAAGAGCGGGACTTGGTTCTCCTACGGGAAGGAACGCATCGGTCAAGGCCGCGAGAAGGCCAGGGATTTTCTCAAGGAAAACCGGGCCATGGCCGAGGAGATCGAACTCAAGATCCGGCAGACTTTGGCCGCGGGCCAGGCGGATACGAAGGCCGGCAAGGGCCTATCCAGCAATCCCGCCGACGAGTCCTGGGACAATATCGAGGTTACGGCCCAGGGTGAGTGA